One segment of Desulfosporosinus sp. Sb-LF DNA contains the following:
- a CDS encoding LytTR family DNA-binding domain-containing protein produces the protein MLRIAVCDDLPDQLEAMATYINDFIELNAHDAEVRQFEHPDGLLTACERERFHIYILDIVMPMINGIEAGREIRRLDREGQIIYATTEPSFALEAFSATPINYLLKPVDKERLFQTLELAISKVNTGEENIITIKTKDGLRVVKLSSIIFCEYVKHTVLYTLMGGERLTTRTIPESFAEHVRPLLADGRFLQPHSSFVLNMSRVEGFSKDGFVMRGGTVIPIPAKQYPAVRDTYMDYLLSREGCP, from the coding sequence GTGCTTCGCATAGCAGTTTGTGATGACCTGCCGGATCAGCTTGAAGCCATGGCCACATACATAAACGATTTTATCGAACTTAACGCTCATGATGCCGAGGTTCGCCAGTTTGAACATCCTGATGGATTGCTGACGGCTTGCGAAAGGGAGCGGTTCCATATTTACATCCTGGATATTGTAATGCCGATGATTAATGGGATTGAGGCCGGCAGGGAGATTCGCCGGCTGGATCGGGAAGGGCAAATCATCTACGCCACCACCGAGCCGTCCTTTGCGCTGGAAGCCTTTTCTGCCACCCCCATTAACTATCTTCTAAAGCCTGTGGACAAAGAGCGACTTTTTCAAACTCTGGAGCTTGCCATTTCCAAGGTGAATACCGGCGAAGAGAACATCATTACCATCAAAACCAAGGACGGCCTTCGCGTGGTGAAGTTATCCTCCATCATTTTCTGCGAATATGTGAAGCATACCGTTCTCTATACTCTGATGGGAGGAGAGAGGCTGACCACCCGCACCATCCCGGAGAGCTTTGCCGAGCATGTTCGTCCGCTCCTTGCTGATGGGCGTTTTCTTCAGCCCCATAGTTCGTTTGTGTTGAACATGAGCCGGGTAGAAGGGTTTTCAAAGGATGGGTTCGTGATGCGAGGCGGAACGGTAATCCCGATTCCTGCCAAGCAATACCCGGCAGTGAGAGACACCTATATGGACTACCTCCTCTCCAGGGAGGGATGTCCATGA
- a CDS encoding GHKL domain-containing protein, giving the protein MSTLLPDFLRGTVTDIMNILLMLTLLQPKYGKKVTGLGMAGILTVNLLVNGFGYLTGNLTLLAKLDFILWIVICFGARPLFRDSFMQWLFSVLTVWSLSLSVMVLSFSLSRLMPYPMYANTLVRLVLYAGILFLLHRYVRPLYRQIVESWHVFFYVAVALTATLSYYFVSGEDVVRTLTEQAVPIHLLVLVTVAVYVSIVFSLKTLSREYALREENLRMQNNQELLHVSASAMADRIKLLDASRQQSCIAEHDRRHFNHTLQELLEQHKTEDAIAFLKQQVGAVPAKVRNYCENTAVNAAVCYYAGLAEDKGITTDMSLDIPNALSVDSLELAMVISNLIENAIQACEGVEKDRERTIRFICRQVGRLALEISNPSDGSAALDEKGHPIAKENGHGAGTKSVLAFVEKYDGEILYQIADDIFRVRMLV; this is encoded by the coding sequence ATGAGCACTTTGCTTCCCGATTTTTTACGCGGTACGGTAACTGACATCATGAACATCCTGTTGATGCTCACGCTGCTTCAGCCAAAGTATGGTAAAAAAGTAACAGGTCTTGGGATGGCAGGCATTTTGACCGTCAATTTGCTTGTGAACGGATTCGGTTACCTTACCGGGAACCTCACGTTGCTGGCCAAGCTGGACTTTATTTTATGGATAGTCATTTGCTTTGGGGCACGGCCCTTGTTCCGGGACAGCTTTATGCAGTGGCTGTTTAGCGTCCTCACCGTGTGGAGCCTCAGCCTGTCCGTTATGGTGCTTAGTTTCTCTCTTTCTCGGTTGATGCCCTATCCCATGTATGCGAATACACTGGTGCGGCTGGTTCTGTATGCCGGGATTTTATTCCTGTTGCACCGGTATGTCCGCCCCTTGTATCGGCAAATAGTGGAGTCTTGGCATGTGTTTTTTTACGTGGCGGTAGCTCTTACAGCTACCCTATCCTATTATTTTGTCAGCGGGGAGGATGTCGTCCGCACCCTCACCGAACAGGCGGTGCCGATCCATCTTCTAGTTCTCGTTACAGTGGCGGTCTATGTATCCATCGTCTTTTCCCTTAAAACCCTTTCTCGCGAGTATGCCCTGCGGGAGGAAAACCTGAGGATGCAAAACAATCAGGAGCTGTTGCACGTGTCGGCTTCCGCTATGGCAGATCGAATCAAGCTATTGGATGCGTCCCGTCAGCAAAGCTGTATTGCCGAACATGACCGCCGCCATTTCAACCACACCCTACAAGAGCTGTTGGAGCAGCATAAAACCGAGGACGCCATTGCCTTTCTCAAGCAGCAGGTCGGTGCGGTACCGGCTAAAGTGAGAAATTACTGCGAAAATACGGCGGTTAATGCCGCTGTGTGCTATTATGCGGGGCTAGCGGAGGACAAAGGTATCACCACTGATATGAGTCTGGATATCCCCAACGCCCTGTCGGTGGATTCGCTGGAGCTGGCCATGGTGATTTCCAATCTGATAGAAAATGCTATTCAAGCCTGTGAAGGCGTGGAAAAAGACAGAGAGAGGACGATCCGGTTCATCTGCCGTCAGGTAGGAAGGCTCGCCCTGGAGATCAGCAACCCCTCCGACGGTTCCGCCGCTCTTGACGAAAAGGGACACCCGATCGCTAAGGAGAACGGCCACGGCGCAGGCACCAAAAGCGTGCTTGCCTTTGTCGAGAAATATGATGGGGAGATCCTGTATCAGATCGCCGACGATATTTTCCGGGTGCGTATGCTGGTATAA